One part of the Chryseobacterium sp. 7 genome encodes these proteins:
- the ppk1 gene encoding polyphosphate kinase 1 yields the protein MSIHFNPRDITWLAFNERVLQEAMDEKVPLHLRIRFLGIFSNNLDEFFRVRVAGLKRAMDFKEKVIAESFYQPPSKILQRINEIVMRQQLNFDKTWKKIQTEMADHKVSIKNSKNLTIKQKEFVRQYFDEVVESNVIPILLHENTPMPYMRDKSLYLGVAMRKKDWQYSSNYAIIEIPSRFVGRFVLLPTEDPEEKNVMLLEDVITFNLPHIFSYFGYDEFSANAFKVTKDAELDLDNDIKTNFAEKIEKGLKNRRKGKPTRFVFDKDMDKALLELLIRKLNLTKKDSIIPGGKIHNFKHFMDFPDVFEKYERPVERTSFTHQAFEHGERVTDVILKEDVLLTFPYHKYNPVIDLLREAAMDPDVKSIQITAYRLASSSKIINALIYAARNGKEVTVMLELQARFDEESNLEWKDMLEPEGITVLVGIPNKKVHAKLCVIKKRAHNKTIQYGFVSTGNFNEKTARIYGDHLLLTADRGIMADINKVFNVLKKPKDDFIPILKTCKNLLVCPQFMREKIVHHIDKEIEEAKAGRGAEIIVKVNSMSDRLLIEKLYDAAKAGVVIRLIVRGIYCAVNQKDFKEKIKAISIVDEYLEHARVMYFYNKGSEDMYISSADWMTRNLDYRIEAAAKITDKNLKKELKDILDIQLRDNVKARILDKKLSNEYIRNDKKECRSQIETYKYLKAKTSKK from the coding sequence ATGTCAATACACTTTAATCCAAGAGATATCACATGGCTTGCCTTTAATGAAAGAGTTTTGCAGGAAGCCATGGATGAAAAAGTTCCCTTACATTTAAGAATACGTTTTCTCGGAATTTTCTCCAACAATTTAGATGAATTTTTCAGAGTGCGTGTTGCCGGATTAAAGCGTGCCATGGATTTTAAGGAAAAAGTGATTGCTGAGTCTTTTTACCAACCGCCTTCCAAAATTCTTCAGCGTATCAACGAAATTGTGATGAGACAGCAGCTGAATTTTGATAAAACCTGGAAAAAAATCCAGACTGAAATGGCTGATCATAAGGTTTCCATTAAAAATTCCAAAAACCTGACCATAAAACAAAAGGAATTTGTTCGCCAATATTTCGATGAAGTGGTAGAATCTAATGTGATCCCGATTCTTCTCCACGAAAATACGCCGATGCCTTATATGAGAGATAAAAGTCTTTATCTGGGCGTTGCGATGAGAAAGAAAGACTGGCAGTATTCCAGCAATTATGCCATTATTGAAATCCCGTCCCGTTTTGTAGGAAGGTTTGTATTGCTGCCTACAGAAGATCCGGAAGAAAAAAATGTAATGCTTTTGGAGGATGTCATTACTTTCAACCTTCCGCATATATTTTCTTATTTCGGGTATGATGAATTCTCTGCCAATGCATTTAAAGTAACGAAAGATGCCGAACTGGATCTGGATAATGACATCAAAACCAACTTCGCTGAAAAAATAGAAAAAGGACTCAAAAACAGAAGAAAAGGAAAACCTACCCGTTTTGTTTTTGATAAAGATATGGATAAAGCTTTGCTGGAGCTTCTCATCAGAAAATTGAATTTAACCAAGAAAGACAGCATTATTCCCGGAGGAAAAATTCATAATTTCAAGCATTTCATGGATTTCCCTGATGTTTTTGAAAAATATGAACGTCCTGTGGAAAGAACGTCTTTTACACATCAGGCGTTTGAACATGGAGAAAGGGTGACGGATGTTATTTTAAAAGAAGACGTTCTTCTGACTTTCCCTTACCACAAGTATAATCCTGTGATTGATCTTCTTCGTGAAGCTGCTATGGATCCGGATGTAAAATCAATACAGATTACCGCTTACCGTCTGGCGAGCAGCTCAAAAATTATCAATGCCCTGATTTATGCGGCCAGAAATGGCAAAGAGGTGACTGTAATGCTGGAGCTTCAGGCGAGATTTGATGAAGAATCCAACCTGGAATGGAAAGACATGCTGGAACCGGAAGGGATTACCGTTCTTGTAGGAATTCCAAATAAAAAAGTACACGCCAAACTTTGTGTAATCAAAAAGAGAGCACATAATAAAACCATCCAGTACGGGTTTGTAAGCACCGGAAATTTCAACGAAAAAACAGCTAGAATATATGGTGACCATTTGCTGTTGACAGCCGATAGAGGTATCATGGCAGACATTAATAAAGTATTTAATGTGCTTAAAAAACCTAAAGATGATTTCATTCCGATTTTGAAAACTTGTAAAAATTTATTAGTTTGCCCTCAATTTATGCGTGAAAAGATTGTTCACCATATTGATAAAGAAATTGAAGAAGCCAAAGCCGGACGAGGAGCAGAGATCATTGTAAAGGTAAACTCTATGAGCGACAGACTGTTGATAGAAAAGCTGTATGATGCTGCCAAAGCCGGAGTGGTGATCAGATTAATCGTAAGAGGAATCTATTGTGCCGTTAACCAGAAGGATTTTAAAGAAAAAATAAAAGCCATCAGTATTGTAGACGAATATCTGGAACATGCCAGAGTAATGTATTTCTACAATAAAGGTTCTGAAGACATGTACATTTCTTCTGCTGACTGGATGACCAGAAACCTGGATTACAGGATTGAAGCAGCCGCTAAAATCACTGATAAAAACCTTAAGAAAGAATTAAAAGATATTCTTGATATTCAGCTTAGGGATAATGTAAAAGCCAGAATTCTGGATAAAAAACTGAGCAATGAATATATAAGAAATGATAAAAAAGAATGCCGATCACAAATAGAAACCTATAAATATTTAAAAGCTAAAACAAGCAAAAAATGA
- a CDS encoding exopolyphosphatase has protein sequence MKIAAIDIGSNAARLLINEVKINNRKPEFIKLNLLRIPLRLGMDVFTIGKIGPEREKMVIDSMKIFSDLMKIYKVDHYRACATSAMRDASNGNEIIDLVKDTSGIDIEIISGDEEATLIYENHVAEGLDKEFAYLYIDVGGGSTELTFYENGKMVYEKSFNIGTIRLLNNLVTMDNWKEMKDEIKENIVSKKPIVAIGSGGNINKVFSMSKTKDGKPMSLAHLKKVYKEFNELSVEERMTNYNLREDRADVLVHALSIFNHVMSWSDINRIFVPKISVADGLIHNIYSQLQHKK, from the coding sequence ATGAAGATAGCAGCGATAGACATAGGGAGTAATGCAGCCCGCCTTCTTATCAATGAAGTAAAGATTAACAACAGAAAGCCTGAATTCATCAAGCTGAACCTTCTCAGAATTCCCCTGAGACTGGGAATGGATGTTTTCACCATTGGAAAAATTGGCCCGGAAAGAGAAAAAATGGTAATTGACTCCATGAAAATCTTCAGTGACCTTATGAAAATATACAAAGTAGATCATTACAGAGCCTGTGCTACCAGCGCCATGCGTGATGCCTCCAACGGTAATGAAATTATTGATCTGGTAAAAGATACGTCAGGAATTGATATTGAAATTATTTCCGGTGACGAAGAAGCTACGCTGATCTATGAAAACCATGTAGCAGAAGGTCTCGACAAAGAATTTGCCTATTTATACATTGATGTTGGCGGAGGTTCTACCGAGCTTACTTTTTACGAAAACGGTAAAATGGTCTACGAAAAATCGTTCAATATCGGAACCATCCGTCTTCTCAATAATCTGGTTACAATGGATAACTGGAAAGAAATGAAGGATGAAATCAAGGAAAATATTGTCAGCAAAAAACCAATTGTAGCCATTGGATCAGGAGGAAACATCAACAAAGTATTCTCCATGAGCAAAACAAAAGACGGAAAACCCATGTCTCTGGCTCACCTGAAAAAGGTTTACAAAGAATTCAATGAACTTTCCGTGGAAGAAAGAATGACGAATTATAATTTGAGAGAAGACCGTGCGGACGTGCTGGTACATGCCCTGAGCATCTTTAATCATGTAATGTCATGGTCCGATATCAACAGGATATTTGTTCCTAAAATATCTGTAGCAGACGGATTGATTCATAATATTTACAGCCAGCTACAACATAAAAAATAA
- a CDS encoding transposase: MKYNKGFKRFFLRGQIKVEIETGLIAIAHNLRKLALAGLKTAFQ; this comes from the coding sequence ATCAAGTATAACAAAGGATTTAAAAGATTCTTTCTCAGAGGTCAAATTAAGGTCGAAATAGAAACTGGTTTGATTGCTATTGCACATAATTTAAGAAAACTGGCTTTGGCAGGATTAAAAACTGCTTTTCAATAA
- a CDS encoding NAD-dependent epimerase/dehydratase family protein, with the protein MNPIKIILTGATGMVGEGVLMECLENPNVSEILSVSRKPSGKTHPKLKEYLISDFLSIDLHDEKLKGYDACFFCAGISSVGMNEEDYSKITYDTTIHFAKAVLNQNPDMVFSYISGASTDSTESGKLMWARVKGKTENDLKKMNFKGAYNFRPGFMKPVDGQLNVKWFFKPFIWIFPVFFQSKSLTLHEVGRAMIKVTENGYPTSTLEIRDIKNLAI; encoded by the coding sequence ATGAACCCAATCAAAATAATTCTTACAGGAGCTACAGGGATGGTAGGCGAAGGTGTTTTAATGGAATGTCTTGAAAACCCGAATGTTTCCGAAATCCTGAGCGTAAGCAGAAAACCATCCGGAAAAACACATCCAAAGCTGAAAGAATATCTTATCTCTGACTTTTTATCCATCGATCTTCATGATGAAAAACTGAAAGGGTATGATGCCTGTTTTTTCTGTGCTGGAATCAGCAGCGTAGGGATGAATGAAGAAGATTACTCCAAAATCACTTACGATACAACCATTCACTTTGCGAAAGCTGTTTTGAACCAAAATCCGGACATGGTGTTCAGCTATATTTCAGGCGCAAGTACAGACAGTACAGAGAGTGGAAAACTGATGTGGGCAAGGGTAAAAGGCAAAACAGAAAATGATCTGAAAAAGATGAATTTCAAAGGTGCTTATAATTTCCGTCCCGGATTTATGAAACCAGTTGACGGTCAATTAAATGTAAAATGGTTTTTTAAACCTTTTATTTGGATTTTTCCTGTTTTTTTTCAGTCAAAATCATTAACTTTACACGAAGTGGGTAGAGCAATGATCAAAGTGACAGAAAACGGATACCCTACATCTACTTTAGAAATTAGAGATATTAAAAATTTAGCGATATGA
- the dnaK gene encoding molecular chaperone DnaK yields the protein MSKIIGIDLGTTNSCVAVMEGKDPVVIPNAEGKRTTPSIVAFTEDGERKVGDPAKRQAVTNPTKTVYSIKRFIGTHFKDDASEITRVPYKVVAGPNDTVKVKIDDREYTPQEISAMTLQKMKKTAEDYLGQEVTRAVITVPAYFNDAQRQATKEAGEIAGLKVERIINEPTAAALAYGLDKNHKDQKIAVYDLGGGTFDISILDLGDGVFEVLSTNGDTHLGGDDFDDVIINWMADEFKAEEGVDLKSDAIALQRLKEAAEKAKIELSSSPQTEINLPYITATATGPKHLVKSLTKAKFEQLSADLVRRSMEPVAKALKDAGLSTSDIDEVILVGGSTRIPIIQEEVEKFFGKKPSKGVNPDEVVAIGAAIQGGVLTGDVKDVLLLDVTPLSLGIETMGSVFTKLIEANTTIPTKKSEVFSTASDNQPAVSIRVGQGERSMFNDNKEIGRFDLQDIPPAPRGVPQIEVTFDIDANGILSVSAKDKGTGKEQSIKIQASSGLSDEEIERMKKEAQENSAADAKRKEEVEIFNKADGLIFQTEKQLKEFGEKLSADKKAAIEAAHAELKTAFEAKNADDVKAKTEALDAAWMAASEELYAAGQQPGADAGAGAQNAGGNAGAEDVQDADFEEVK from the coding sequence ATGAGTAAAATAATTGGAATTGACTTAGGAACAACCAACTCTTGTGTTGCTGTGATGGAGGGTAAAGACCCTGTTGTTATTCCTAACGCTGAAGGTAAAAGAACTACCCCTTCTATCGTAGCTTTTACGGAAGATGGCGAGAGAAAAGTAGGTGATCCTGCAAAAAGACAGGCTGTAACGAATCCAACAAAAACTGTTTATTCTATCAAAAGATTTATTGGAACGCACTTTAAAGATGATGCTTCTGAAATCACAAGAGTACCCTATAAAGTAGTTGCTGGACCAAACGATACAGTAAAAGTAAAAATTGATGATAGAGAATATACTCCACAGGAAATTTCTGCAATGACTCTTCAGAAAATGAAGAAAACTGCTGAAGATTACCTTGGACAGGAAGTAACAAGAGCGGTAATTACTGTTCCTGCATACTTCAATGATGCACAAAGACAAGCTACTAAAGAAGCCGGAGAAATTGCAGGTCTTAAAGTAGAGAGAATTATCAACGAACCTACAGCTGCAGCGTTAGCTTACGGTCTTGATAAAAACCATAAAGATCAGAAAATTGCAGTATATGATCTTGGAGGTGGTACTTTCGATATCTCTATCCTTGACTTAGGAGATGGTGTATTCGAAGTATTGTCTACAAACGGTGATACACACTTAGGAGGTGATGACTTTGATGATGTGATCATCAACTGGATGGCAGATGAGTTCAAAGCTGAAGAAGGTGTAGATTTAAAATCTGATGCCATTGCTCTTCAAAGATTGAAAGAGGCAGCTGAAAAAGCTAAAATTGAATTATCTTCTTCTCCTCAGACTGAGATCAACTTACCATATATCACAGCTACTGCTACAGGTCCTAAACACTTAGTAAAGAGTTTAACAAAAGCTAAATTCGAGCAATTATCTGCTGATCTTGTAAGAAGATCTATGGAGCCTGTTGCTAAAGCTTTAAAAGATGCTGGTTTATCAACTTCTGATATTGACGAAGTAATCTTGGTAGGTGGTTCTACAAGAATCCCGATCATTCAGGAGGAAGTAGAAAAATTCTTCGGTAAAAAACCATCTAAAGGAGTTAACCCGGATGAGGTTGTAGCAATTGGTGCAGCTATTCAGGGAGGTGTATTGACAGGTGATGTAAAAGATGTATTATTACTTGACGTTACTCCACTTTCTTTAGGTATCGAAACAATGGGTTCTGTTTTCACTAAATTAATTGAAGCGAATACTACGATCCCAACTAAGAAATCTGAGGTATTCTCTACAGCTTCTGACAACCAGCCAGCTGTAAGCATCAGAGTAGGACAGGGTGAAAGATCTATGTTCAACGATAACAAAGAAATCGGTAGATTCGATCTTCAGGATATCCCGCCAGCACCAAGAGGAGTTCCTCAAATTGAAGTAACATTCGATATTGATGCAAACGGTATCCTAAGTGTATCTGCTAAAGATAAAGGAACTGGTAAAGAGCAGTCTATCAAAATTCAGGCTTCTTCAGGTCTTTCTGACGAAGAAATCGAAAGAATGAAGAAAGAAGCTCAGGAAAACTCTGCAGCAGATGCTAAGAGAAAAGAAGAAGTTGAAATCTTCAACAAAGCTGACGGATTGATCTTCCAGACTGAAAAGCAATTGAAAGAATTCGGTGAGAAACTTTCTGCTGACAAAAAAGCAGCAATCGAAGCAGCTCACGCAGAATTAAAAACAGCTTTCGAAGCTAAAAATGCTGATGATGTAAAAGCTAAAACTGAAGCGTTAGATGCAGCATGGATGGCAGCTTCTGAAGAATTATATGCAGCAGGTCAACAGCCGGGAGCTGATGCAGGTGCAGGAGCTCAGAATGCAGGTGGAAATGCCGGAGCTGAAGATGTACAGGATGCAGACTTCGAAGAAGTAAAATAA